Proteins from a single region of Verrucosispora sp. NA02020:
- a CDS encoding methylmalonyl-CoA mutase codes for MSERRRSSESGFPIEGVYTAEHLPGDLDSRLGAPGEYPYTRGVYPTMYTSRPWTMRQYAGFGTATESNARYHQLLRAGTMGLSVAFDLPTQMGYDSDDPIASGEVGKVGVAIDSIEDMRLLFDGIPLDKVSTSMTINAPGSVLLLLYQLVAEENGVPGAALNGTIQNDILKEYIARGTYIFPPKPSLRLVADTFGYCRTEVPKWNTISISGYHMAEAGASPVQEIAFTLANGVEYVRAAIAAGLAVDDFAPRLSFFFVARTTLLEEVAKFRAARRIWARLMRDEFGAKNPKSLMLRFHTQTAGVQLTAQQPEVNLVRVAVQGLGAVLGGTQSLHTNSFDEAIALPTEKAARLALRTQQVLAYETDLTATVDPFAGSYVVEAMTAEIEAAADALMGRVFEFGSSVEAIEAGFQKREIEQSAYQIAQEIDSGERVVVGLNRFTIDAEEPYEPLRVDPAIEAAQGERLAKLRAGRDGAVVERALAELREAASGTGNVLYPMKAALRERATVGEVCGALREVWGVYRPTDRF; via the coding sequence ATGAGCGAACGGCGGCGGTCAAGCGAGTCCGGCTTCCCGATCGAGGGCGTCTACACGGCGGAGCACCTGCCGGGTGACCTGGACTCCCGGCTGGGCGCTCCCGGCGAGTACCCGTACACCCGTGGGGTCTATCCCACCATGTACACCTCCCGCCCGTGGACCATGCGTCAGTACGCCGGCTTCGGCACCGCCACGGAGTCCAACGCGCGGTACCACCAGTTGTTGCGGGCCGGCACCATGGGCCTCTCCGTCGCCTTCGACCTGCCCACCCAGATGGGGTACGACTCCGACGACCCGATCGCCTCCGGCGAGGTCGGCAAGGTCGGGGTCGCCATCGACTCCATCGAGGACATGCGGCTGCTCTTCGACGGCATCCCGCTGGACAAGGTCTCCACCTCGATGACGATCAACGCGCCGGGCTCGGTGCTGCTGCTGCTCTACCAGCTCGTCGCCGAGGAGAACGGGGTGCCGGGCGCCGCGCTCAACGGCACCATCCAGAACGACATCCTCAAGGAGTACATCGCGCGGGGCACCTACATCTTCCCGCCGAAGCCGTCGTTGCGGCTGGTCGCCGACACGTTCGGCTACTGCCGGACCGAGGTGCCGAAGTGGAACACTATCTCGATCTCGGGCTACCACATGGCCGAGGCCGGTGCCTCCCCGGTGCAGGAGATCGCCTTCACGCTGGCCAACGGCGTCGAGTACGTCCGCGCCGCGATCGCCGCCGGGCTGGCCGTGGACGACTTCGCGCCCCGGCTGTCGTTCTTCTTCGTCGCCCGCACCACGCTGCTGGAGGAGGTGGCGAAGTTCCGGGCGGCCCGGCGGATCTGGGCCCGCCTCATGCGCGACGAGTTCGGGGCGAAGAACCCGAAGTCGCTGATGCTCCGCTTCCACACCCAGACCGCGGGCGTGCAGTTGACCGCCCAGCAGCCCGAGGTGAACCTGGTCCGGGTCGCGGTGCAGGGGCTGGGCGCGGTGCTCGGCGGCACGCAGTCGCTGCACACCAACAGCTTCGACGAGGCGATCGCGCTGCCCACCGAGAAGGCGGCCCGGTTGGCGCTGCGGACCCAGCAGGTGCTCGCGTACGAGACGGACCTGACCGCCACGGTGGACCCGTTCGCCGGGTCGTACGTGGTGGAGGCGATGACCGCCGAGATCGAGGCGGCGGCGGACGCGCTGATGGGCCGCGTCTTCGAGTTCGGGTCGTCGGTGGAGGCCATCGAGGCGGGCTTCCAGAAGCGCGAGATCGAGCAGTCCGCGTACCAGATCGCACAGGAGATCGACTCGGGTGAGCGGGTGGTGGTCGGGCTCAACCGCTTCACCATCGACGCCGAGGAGCCGTACGAGCCGCTGCGGGTCGACCCGGCCATCGAGGCGGCGCAGGGCGAGCGGCTCGCCAAGCTGCGGGCCGGGCGGGACGGCGCGGTCGTCGAGCGGGCACTGGCCGAGTTGCGGGAGGCCGCCTCGGGCACCGGCAACGTGCTCTACCCGATGAAGGCCGCCCTGCGCGAGCGGGCCACCGTCGGCGAGGTGTGTGGGGCGCTGCGCGAGGTGTGGGGCGTCTACCGCCCGACCGACCGCTTCTGA
- a CDS encoding phospho-sugar mutase: MAAETTDIDTIREQAQRWLADDPDPADQAELRAVLDRLPDSAAELADRFAGPLTFGTAGLRGPLRAGPNGMNLAVVTQAAAGLVAWLAAEGGTGPLVIGYDARRGSRAFAEQTARVATGAGRPALLLPRPLPTPVLAYAVRQLGAVAGVMVTASHNPPQDNGYKVYLGAELGGESGAGAQIVPPADTGIEAAIRAVGPLSRVPLGPGGEVLGDDLVAAYVARAVQVVSPGGSRDLTVAYTPLHGVGAAVLTAAFAAAGFPVPGVVPEQAEPDADFPTVSFPNPEEPGAVDLLVALADTTGADLAIANDPDADRCAVAVRTPGGAPSAPVTGGPSGPAGGAGGAGGAGGAGWRMLRGDEVGVLLADHLMRRGVTGLYATTIVSSSLLRAMCTARNLPYGETLTGFKWIVRAGDGSAPLVFGYEEALGYCVAPDHVRDKDGITAALTVAELAADLKTQGRRLTDRLDELAAEFGVHHTDQLSVRVDDLRLITDAMARIRAATPDTLLGQPVIEAQDLLPEADVIILRTGAARVVIRPSGTEPKLKAYLEVVEQVADGDVAAARTRAESAVGELRLEVARALGM, from the coding sequence ATGGCGGCGGAGACCACTGACATCGACACCATCCGCGAGCAAGCCCAGCGCTGGCTCGCCGACGACCCCGACCCGGCCGACCAGGCGGAACTGCGGGCGGTGCTCGACCGCCTGCCGGACAGCGCCGCCGAACTGGCGGACCGCTTCGCCGGGCCGCTGACCTTCGGCACCGCCGGGCTGCGCGGCCCGCTGCGCGCCGGTCCCAACGGCATGAACCTCGCCGTGGTCACCCAGGCCGCCGCCGGGCTGGTCGCCTGGCTCGCCGCCGAGGGCGGCACCGGCCCGCTGGTCATCGGGTACGACGCCCGGCGCGGCTCCCGCGCGTTCGCCGAGCAGACCGCCCGGGTGGCCACCGGTGCGGGTCGCCCGGCCCTGCTGCTCCCCCGCCCGCTGCCCACTCCGGTGCTCGCGTACGCGGTGCGGCAACTGGGTGCGGTCGCCGGGGTGATGGTGACGGCGAGCCACAACCCGCCGCAGGACAACGGTTACAAGGTCTATCTCGGTGCCGAGCTGGGCGGGGAGTCCGGCGCCGGGGCGCAGATCGTGCCGCCGGCCGACACCGGCATCGAGGCCGCCATCCGGGCGGTCGGCCCGCTGAGCCGGGTGCCACTCGGTCCCGGGGGCGAGGTGCTCGGTGACGACCTGGTGGCCGCGTACGTGGCACGGGCGGTGCAGGTGGTGTCGCCCGGCGGATCCCGCGACCTGACGGTGGCGTACACGCCGCTGCACGGCGTCGGCGCGGCGGTCCTCACCGCCGCCTTCGCCGCCGCCGGTTTCCCGGTGCCCGGCGTGGTCCCGGAGCAGGCCGAACCGGACGCCGACTTCCCGACGGTCAGCTTCCCCAACCCGGAGGAACCGGGCGCGGTGGACCTGCTGGTCGCGCTCGCCGACACCACCGGCGCGGATCTCGCCATCGCCAACGACCCCGACGCCGACCGCTGCGCCGTAGCGGTCCGGACTCCGGGCGGCGCGCCCTCTGCCCCCGTCACGGGTGGGCCGAGCGGCCCAGCGGGCGGTGCGGGCGGTGCGGGCGGTGCGGGCGGTGCGGGCTGGCGGATGCTGCGGGGTGACGAGGTCGGGGTGCTCCTCGCCGACCACCTGATGCGGCGCGGCGTGACCGGCCTGTACGCCACCACCATCGTCTCGTCGTCGCTGCTGCGGGCGATGTGCACCGCCCGGAACCTGCCGTACGGCGAGACGCTGACCGGGTTCAAGTGGATCGTGCGGGCCGGGGACGGGTCCGCGCCGCTGGTGTTCGGCTACGAGGAGGCACTCGGCTACTGCGTCGCCCCCGACCACGTACGCGACAAGGACGGCATCACCGCCGCGCTGACCGTGGCCGAGTTGGCCGCCGACCTCAAGACCCAGGGCCGTAGGCTCACCGACCGGCTGGACGAGTTGGCCGCCGAGTTCGGCGTCCACCACACTGATCAACTCTCGGTCCGCGTCGACGACCTGCGGCTGATCACCGACGCGATGGCCCGGATCCGGGCGGCCACCCCGGACACGCTGCTCGGCCAACCGGTCATCGAAGCACAGGACCTGCTGCCCGAGGCGGACGTGATCATCCTGCGTACCGGGGCGGCCCGGGTGGTGATCCGGCCCTCCGGCACCGAGCCGAAGCTCAAGGCGTACCTGGAGGTGGTCGAGCAGGTCGCCGACGGTGACGTCGCAGCGGCCCGTACTCGCGCGGAGAGCGCCGTCGGAGAGTTGCGGCTGGAGGTTGCGCGGGCTTTAGGGATGTAA
- the deoC gene encoding deoxyribose-phosphate aldolase yields MTATATSARSDLSELGRSETALRTFLHGLPGVDQVGAEQRAAQLGTRSIKTTAKAQAIDLAIRMVDLTTLEGADTPGKVRALAAKALRPDPADPSCPHVGAVCVYPAMVPHVAEVLRGSNVHLASVATSFPSGQAPLEIKLADTRAAVEAGADEIDMVINRGAFLAGRYAEVYDEIVATKDACGDAHLKVILETGELATYDNVRRASWLAMLAGGDFIKTSTGKVPVAATLPVTLVMLEAVRDFRAATGRQVGVKPAGGIKTTKDAVKYLVMVNETVGPDWLDPDWFRFGASSLLNDLLMQRTKLTTGVYAGPDYFTLD; encoded by the coding sequence ATGACGGCGACAGCGACGTCGGCCCGGTCGGACCTCTCCGAGCTGGGACGATCCGAGACCGCTCTGCGGACCTTCCTGCACGGCCTACCGGGCGTGGACCAGGTCGGCGCGGAGCAGCGGGCAGCCCAACTCGGCACCCGCTCCATCAAGACCACCGCCAAGGCACAGGCGATCGACCTCGCGATCCGAATGGTCGACCTCACCACGCTCGAAGGCGCGGACACCCCCGGCAAGGTACGCGCGCTCGCCGCCAAGGCGCTGCGCCCCGACCCGGCCGACCCCTCCTGCCCGCATGTCGGCGCGGTCTGCGTCTATCCCGCGATGGTCCCCCACGTGGCCGAGGTGCTGCGCGGCTCGAACGTGCACCTGGCCAGCGTGGCGACCTCGTTCCCGTCCGGTCAGGCGCCCTTGGAGATCAAGCTCGCCGACACCCGGGCCGCCGTCGAGGCGGGCGCCGACGAGATCGACATGGTCATCAACCGGGGCGCGTTCCTGGCCGGTCGCTACGCCGAGGTGTACGACGAGATCGTGGCGACCAAGGATGCCTGCGGGGACGCCCACCTCAAGGTGATCCTGGAAACCGGCGAACTGGCCACCTACGACAACGTACGCCGCGCCTCCTGGCTGGCGATGCTGGCCGGCGGCGACTTCATCAAGACCTCCACCGGCAAGGTCCCGGTCGCGGCCACCCTGCCGGTGACGCTGGTCATGCTGGAGGCGGTCCGCGACTTCCGCGCCGCCACCGGTCGACAGGTCGGCGTGAAGCCGGCCGGCGGCATCAAGACCACCAAGGACGCCGTCAAGTACCTGGTCATGGTCAACGAGACCGTCGGGCCGGACTGGCTGGACCCGGACTGGTTCCGCTTCGGCGCGTCCAGCCTGCTCAACGACCTGCTCATGCAGCGCACCAAGCTGACGACCGGTGTCTACGCCGGTCCCGACTACTTCACCCTGGACTGA
- a CDS encoding serine/threonine-protein kinase has product MTQIPTWSGGPVSIPTNGRATPGTVIGDRYSLRSTVGNGGMGTVWRATDTLLRRDVAVKEVVLPPGLAPSDRDAMYERTLREARAAAAIAHPAVVQVYDVVTEAGRPWIVMELLDARSLADMVIEDGPIAQRVVAKIGIALLGALEVAHAIGVLHRDVKPANVLICSDGRCVLTDFGVARMPTDVQLTTPGMVLGSPHFISPERAMGQEFGPPSDLFSLGVTLYTAVEGRPPFDRGDPIETMHAVVEDPPAPPQRSGPLTRVLMGLLEKDPARRLDVHTARAMLRELLAGPLSSTASAVNSMTDPYSVVRMPQQSAPITAPAAPAKKSTPSAEIGGPAMLAPGESLTDRLAALSRGERPGKATAASAAAMEDTSADALARPGQQNAASSAGRTYGGGAEATQRIGGAEATQRIGGADATQRIGADATQHIGANATQRIGADATQHIGAGAYGFGARPEATQQLGGDYGGRWPAAPRQPYGAPAPPAGGGGSPLDKAKATGTRAVETVKGWPRKVQLAAAGGLVLVLLISVVALSGGGDPPVTDPVAGPGNSSGEGDPVEMQEHSARGVQMLVPKGWKRTAPAGAVYIDYTDPDDSGRRVRILNEKWAGSSTRWAQSAENNLRTRSNSCAKPYTQISMADKELAGKPSAEFEYTCGDGEAMRHGVWHGVAHEGRIYSFYLTVSDARFDESKPIYDEMLKSFQLTSAG; this is encoded by the coding sequence GTGACTCAGATCCCGACGTGGAGCGGCGGACCAGTCAGCATCCCTACCAACGGCCGCGCGACACCCGGCACCGTCATCGGTGACCGGTACTCGTTGCGTTCCACGGTGGGCAACGGTGGCATGGGCACGGTCTGGCGGGCCACAGACACACTTCTGCGGCGCGACGTGGCGGTCAAGGAGGTCGTCCTACCGCCCGGCCTGGCGCCCAGCGACCGCGACGCGATGTACGAACGCACCCTGCGCGAGGCCCGCGCGGCAGCCGCCATCGCCCACCCGGCGGTGGTCCAGGTGTACGACGTGGTCACCGAGGCCGGACGCCCGTGGATCGTGATGGAGCTGCTGGACGCCCGCAGCCTCGCCGACATGGTGATCGAGGACGGGCCGATCGCCCAGCGGGTGGTCGCCAAGATCGGCATCGCGCTGCTCGGCGCGCTGGAGGTGGCTCACGCCATCGGGGTGCTGCACCGCGACGTCAAGCCGGCCAACGTGCTGATCTGCTCCGACGGTCGCTGCGTGCTGACCGACTTCGGTGTCGCCCGGATGCCCACCGACGTGCAGCTCACCACGCCGGGGATGGTGCTGGGCTCGCCGCACTTCATCTCGCCCGAGCGGGCCATGGGCCAGGAGTTCGGCCCGCCCAGCGACCTCTTCTCCCTCGGCGTGACCCTCTACACCGCCGTGGAGGGCCGACCGCCCTTCGACCGGGGCGACCCGATCGAGACCATGCACGCGGTGGTCGAGGACCCGCCGGCCCCGCCGCAGCGCAGCGGCCCGCTGACCCGGGTGCTGATGGGCCTGTTGGAGAAGGACCCGGCCCGTCGACTCGACGTGCACACCGCCCGCGCCATGCTCCGCGAACTGCTCGCCGGCCCGCTGAGCAGCACCGCGTCCGCGGTCAACTCGATGACCGACCCCTACTCCGTGGTGCGGATGCCGCAGCAGTCCGCGCCGATCACCGCGCCGGCCGCCCCGGCGAAGAAGTCCACGCCGTCCGCCGAGATCGGCGGCCCGGCGATGCTCGCCCCCGGTGAGTCGCTGACCGACCGGCTGGCCGCCCTCAGCCGGGGTGAGCGGCCCGGCAAGGCCACCGCCGCCAGTGCCGCCGCGATGGAGGACACCAGCGCCGACGCGCTGGCCCGCCCGGGTCAGCAGAACGCCGCCTCGTCCGCCGGCCGCACCTACGGCGGCGGGGCCGAGGCGACCCAGCGCATCGGCGGCGCGGAAGCCACCCAGCGGATCGGTGGTGCGGACGCCACCCAACGCATCGGGGCCGACGCCACCCAGCACATCGGCGCGAACGCCACCCAGCGCATCGGCGCGGACGCGACCCAGCACATCGGTGCCGGGGCGTACGGGTTCGGTGCCCGGCCGGAGGCCACCCAACAACTCGGCGGCGACTACGGCGGTCGCTGGCCCGCCGCGCCCCGCCAGCCGTACGGCGCACCAGCACCGCCCGCCGGTGGTGGCGGCAGCCCACTCGACAAGGCCAAGGCCACGGGGACCCGCGCGGTCGAGACCGTGAAGGGCTGGCCGCGCAAGGTCCAGCTCGCGGCGGCCGGTGGCCTGGTGCTGGTCCTGCTGATCAGCGTGGTGGCGCTCTCCGGCGGCGGCGACCCGCCCGTCACCGACCCGGTCGCCGGGCCCGGCAACTCCTCGGGCGAGGGGGACCCGGTCGAGATGCAGGAGCACTCGGCGCGCGGCGTGCAGATGCTGGTGCCGAAGGGCTGGAAGCGGACCGCCCCGGCCGGGGCCGTCTACATCGACTACACCGACCCGGACGACAGCGGTCGCCGGGTCCGCATCCTCAACGAGAAGTGGGCCGGCAGCTCGACCCGCTGGGCGCAGAGCGCGGAGAACAACCTCAGGACGCGGTCCAACTCCTGCGCCAAGCCGTACACGCAGATCTCGATGGCGGACAAGGAACTGGCCGGCAAGCCGTCGGCCGAGTTCGAGTACACCTGCGGTGACGGCGAGGCCATGCGGCACGGCGTCTGGCACGGGGTGGCCCACGAGGGCCGGATCTACTCCTTCTATCTGACCGTCAGCGACGCCCGGTTCGACGAGAGCAAGCCGATCTACGACGAGATGCTCAAGTCGTTCCAGCTCACCTCCGCCGGCTGA
- a CDS encoding GPP34 family phosphoprotein yields MTGVPLAEELLLLAYDDETGKATMPRISLDLGMAAAVLIELALAGRIAYAEGALTVVDATPTGEPITDDVLSRIAADTPHSPSSWVQRLRHGLRDKVLGDLCAHGVVRDVDETEMGFIHVHRYPVLDPSVEAETRQRLAAALTGEAPDERTAALATLVAVLRMESALGATGEDATEALRRLEEIASGAGFSGEVGLESSVVRPSVGLVVAALGRAVQAALGPRR; encoded by the coding sequence ATGACTGGTGTTCCGCTCGCCGAGGAACTGCTCCTGCTGGCGTACGACGACGAAACCGGCAAGGCGACCATGCCCCGGATCAGCCTCGACCTGGGCATGGCAGCCGCCGTGTTGATCGAGCTGGCCCTGGCGGGCCGGATCGCGTACGCCGAAGGCGCTCTGACGGTGGTCGACGCGACACCGACGGGCGAGCCGATCACCGACGACGTGCTGTCCCGGATCGCGGCGGACACCCCGCACAGCCCGTCCTCCTGGGTGCAGCGGCTGCGGCACGGTCTGCGCGACAAGGTCCTCGGTGACCTGTGCGCACACGGAGTGGTCCGGGACGTCGACGAGACGGAGATGGGCTTCATCCACGTGCACCGCTACCCGGTGCTGGACCCCTCGGTGGAGGCGGAGACCCGCCAACGGCTCGCCGCCGCGCTGACCGGTGAGGCACCCGACGAGCGGACCGCCGCCCTGGCGACGCTGGTCGCCGTACTCCGGATGGAGTCGGCGCTGGGGGCGACCGGCGAGGACGCCACCGAGGCCCTCCGCCGGTTGGAGGAGATCGCCAGTGGTGCCGGCTTCTCCGGCGAGGTGGGCCTGGAAAGCTCCGTGGTCCGCCCCTCGGTCGGCCTGGTGGTCGCCGCCCTGGGCCGCGCCGTCCAGGCGGCTCTCGGCCCCCGTCGCTGA
- a CDS encoding aldehyde dehydrogenase family protein, translating into MFEYAPAPESRSVVEIKPSYGLFIDGTFVDPADGGSFKSISPSSEEVLAEVAEGGSQDVDRAVRAARTAYDKVWGPMPGRDRAKYLFRIARLIQERSRELAVLESLDNGKPIRESRDVDLPLVAAHFFYYAGWADKLEHAGFGANPRPLGVAAQVIPWNFPLLMLAWKIAPALAAGNTVVLKPAETTPLTALLFAEICQQADLPAGVVNIVTGAGETGRALVEHDGVDKVAFTGSTDVGRAIARAVAGTDKKLTLELGGKAANIVFDDAPVDQAVEGIVNGIFFNQGHVCCAGSRLLVQESVAEQVLESLKRRMALLRVGDPLDKNTDVGAINSAAQLARIHELTEAGAAEGAQRWSPPCELPDRGFWFAPTIFTGVTQAHRIAREEIFGPVLSVLTFRTPAEAVEKANNTPYGLSAGIWTEKGSRILWMADRLRAGVVWANTFNKFDPTSPFGGYKESGYGREGGRHGLEAYLNV; encoded by the coding sequence ATGTTCGAATACGCACCCGCCCCCGAGTCGCGCTCGGTGGTGGAGATCAAGCCCTCCTACGGCCTGTTCATCGACGGCACCTTCGTCGACCCGGCCGACGGCGGCAGCTTCAAGTCGATCAGCCCCTCCTCGGAGGAGGTACTCGCCGAGGTCGCCGAGGGCGGCAGCCAGGACGTGGACCGCGCGGTCCGGGCCGCGCGGACGGCGTACGACAAGGTCTGGGGTCCGATGCCGGGCCGGGACCGGGCCAAGTACCTGTTCCGGATCGCCCGCCTCATCCAGGAACGCTCGCGTGAGCTGGCCGTGCTGGAGTCGCTGGACAACGGCAAGCCGATCAGGGAGTCCCGCGACGTCGACCTGCCGCTGGTCGCCGCGCACTTCTTCTACTACGCGGGCTGGGCGGACAAGCTGGAGCACGCCGGGTTCGGCGCGAACCCGCGACCGCTCGGCGTCGCCGCGCAGGTCATCCCGTGGAACTTCCCGCTGCTGATGCTGGCCTGGAAGATCGCCCCGGCGCTCGCCGCCGGCAACACGGTGGTGCTCAAGCCCGCCGAGACCACCCCGCTGACCGCGCTGCTCTTCGCCGAGATCTGCCAGCAGGCCGACCTGCCGGCCGGTGTGGTCAACATCGTCACCGGCGCCGGGGAGACCGGCCGGGCCCTGGTCGAACACGACGGCGTGGACAAGGTGGCGTTCACCGGCTCCACCGACGTCGGCCGGGCCATCGCCCGCGCCGTCGCCGGCACCGACAAGAAGCTCACCCTGGAACTCGGCGGCAAGGCCGCCAACATCGTCTTCGACGACGCCCCCGTCGACCAGGCGGTCGAGGGCATCGTCAACGGCATCTTCTTCAACCAGGGGCACGTCTGCTGCGCCGGATCCCGGCTGCTGGTCCAGGAGTCCGTCGCCGAGCAGGTGTTGGAATCGCTCAAGCGTCGGATGGCGCTGCTGCGCGTCGGCGACCCGCTGGACAAGAACACCGACGTCGGTGCCATCAACTCCGCCGCCCAGCTCGCCCGGATCCACGAGCTGACCGAAGCCGGCGCCGCCGAGGGCGCGCAGCGCTGGTCACCGCCGTGTGAGCTGCCGGACCGTGGCTTCTGGTTCGCGCCGACCATCTTCACCGGCGTCACCCAGGCCCACCGGATCGCCCGCGAGGAGATCTTCGGCCCGGTGCTGTCCGTGCTGACCTTCCGCACCCCTGCCGAGGCCGTGGAGAAGGCCAACAACACGCCGTACGGGCTCAGCGCCGGAATCTGGACCGAGAAGGGTTCCCGCATCCTGTGGATGGCCGACCGGCTGCGCGCCGGAGTCGTCTGGGCCAACACCTTCAACAAGTTCGACCCCACCTCGCCGTTCGGCGGCTACAAGGAGTCGGGCTACGGTCGCGAGGGCGGCCGGCACGGGCTGGAGGCG
- a CDS encoding helix-turn-helix domain-containing protein, which yields MHATNGSTVPRRQLGRLLTQLRVDARVSIEAAAEQLDCSRQKIWRIERGLSPARGPDVRVLCELYQATPDQASVLVGLAEVSKAEGWWHAYGQSIPAWFSLYIGLENVASSVRHYNAELVPGLLQTPEYATALFLLNRPELGEEERKKAVNFRIQRQGLLTRRLPPAPELTVMLSEAVLRRPVPDRPVMAGQLRHLLAVGQRHNISIRVLPLAAGPPLAAEAGTFVLLDFPDSLLGSPSEPPTVYVEGLTGALYLDQPHEIAAYVRVWRGLESIALGERESMELIDAIRGECYE from the coding sequence GTGCATGCAACGAACGGTTCGACCGTCCCGCGACGACAGCTCGGCAGGCTGCTCACCCAACTGCGGGTCGATGCCAGGGTCAGCATCGAGGCGGCAGCCGAGCAGTTGGACTGCTCGCGACAGAAGATCTGGCGGATCGAGCGCGGCCTCTCCCCGGCCAGGGGCCCGGACGTGCGCGTGCTCTGCGAGCTTTACCAGGCCACACCCGACCAGGCGAGCGTGCTGGTCGGGCTCGCCGAGGTCAGCAAGGCCGAGGGATGGTGGCACGCGTACGGCCAGTCCATCCCCGCCTGGTTCTCGCTCTACATCGGGCTGGAGAACGTGGCGAGTAGCGTGCGCCACTACAACGCCGAACTGGTGCCGGGACTACTACAGACTCCCGAGTACGCCACCGCGCTCTTTCTTCTCAACCGGCCCGAATTGGGCGAGGAGGAACGAAAGAAGGCGGTCAACTTCCGGATCCAGCGGCAGGGACTACTGACCCGGCGCCTTCCACCCGCTCCGGAACTGACCGTGATGTTGAGCGAGGCGGTGCTGCGCCGCCCGGTGCCCGACCGGCCGGTGATGGCCGGTCAACTCCGCCACCTGCTTGCCGTCGGCCAACGGCACAACATCTCGATCCGCGTCCTGCCGCTCGCCGCCGGCCCGCCACTCGCCGCCGAGGCGGGCACTTTCGTGCTGCTCGACTTCCCGGATTCCCTGCTCGGAAGCCCGTCCGAACCGCCCACCGTCTATGTCGAAGGGCTCACCGGCGCGCTCTATCTCGACCAGCCGCACGAGATCGCCGCCTACGTACGGGTCTGGCGTGGGCTGGAATCCATCGCGCTCGGGGAGAGAGAATCGATGGAGCTCATCGATGCCATCCGGGGAGAGTGCTATGAGTGA
- the upp gene encoding uracil phosphoribosyltransferase: MDVHVIDHPLAQSRLTAMRDERTDSASFRAALHELTTMLVYEAARSFPIERYPVQTPVTGTEGTRLANPPLLVPVLRAGLGMADAALGLLPESSMGFVGLARDEETFEPRAYMESLPRDLSGLPVLVLDPMLATGGSLEHCCRLLADRGCTDITVLCVLAAPAGIARLERSGLPLRLVTASIDDGLNDSMFIVPGLGDAGDRQFGGMPRF, from the coding sequence GTGGACGTACACGTCATTGACCATCCGCTCGCCCAGTCCCGGCTGACCGCCATGCGGGACGAACGGACCGATTCCGCCTCGTTCCGGGCGGCGCTGCACGAACTCACCACCATGCTGGTGTACGAGGCCGCGCGCTCCTTCCCGATCGAGCGGTACCCGGTGCAGACCCCGGTGACCGGCACCGAGGGCACCCGGCTGGCCAACCCGCCGCTGCTGGTGCCGGTGCTGCGGGCCGGTCTCGGCATGGCCGACGCCGCGCTGGGTCTGCTGCCGGAGTCGTCGATGGGCTTCGTCGGGCTGGCTCGGGACGAGGAGACCTTCGAGCCGCGCGCCTACATGGAGTCGCTGCCCCGCGACCTGAGCGGCCTGCCGGTGCTGGTCCTGGACCCGATGCTGGCCACCGGTGGCTCGTTGGAGCACTGCTGCCGGCTGCTGGCCGACCGTGGCTGCACCGACATCACGGTGCTCTGCGTACTCGCCGCACCGGCCGGCATCGCCCGGCTGGAGCGGTCCGGCCTGCCGCTGCGTCTGGTCACCGCGTCGATCGACGACGGCCTCAACGACAGCATGTTCATCGTGCCCGGTCTCGGTGACGCCGGGGACCGCCAGTTCGGCGGCATGCCCCGGTTCTGA
- a CDS encoding DUF397 domain-containing protein, with protein MSDLTGATWRTSTRSGTNGGDCVEVADNLSDVVGIRDSKDPTGPTLTVTPTAWSAFVTAVRTEHLSH; from the coding sequence ATGAGTGACCTGACCGGCGCGACGTGGCGCACCAGCACCCGCAGCGGCACCAACGGCGGCGACTGCGTCGAGGTCGCCGACAACCTGTCCGACGTCGTCGGCATCCGCGACAGCAAGGACCCGACCGGCCCGACCCTCACCGTCACGCCCACCGCCTGGTCCGCCTTCGTCACCGCCGTCCGCACCGAGCATCTGTCCCACTGA